A window of Sphingorhabdus lacus contains these coding sequences:
- a CDS encoding sensor histidine kinase yields MEKSVTPLPSHADNMSIALVSSSFSPLVLLDDDLTIIAASSSFCDAFGVERAGVAGRKFSDIGNGEWNVPQLNSLLKATIAGNASIDVYEMDLVRSGKDTLRLLINAHTLDYFEAEHIRVVLAITDVTSQRLAEKIKDDLIREKQLLLHEIQHRVANSLQIIASVLLQTARKVQSSETRDHLRDAHNRVMSIAMLQKHLATTSVENVALASYFRDLCMSIGASMIGDPQRLSIATTVDNSIVDPDTSVSLGLIVTELVINALKHAFPGRTQTGTILVDYKTVGAGWALTVTDDGVGMPRDEQDRKPGLGTGIVEALAAQLQANVVVTDQGPGTKVTIARI; encoded by the coding sequence ATGGAAAAATCAGTGACACCTTTGCCATCACACGCCGACAATATGTCGATCGCGCTGGTTTCTTCGTCGTTTTCGCCGCTTGTCTTGCTTGATGACGATCTGACAATCATTGCGGCCAGTTCTTCCTTCTGCGACGCATTCGGGGTGGAGCGCGCGGGCGTGGCCGGTCGGAAGTTTTCCGATATCGGAAACGGCGAATGGAATGTCCCGCAACTCAACTCGCTGCTAAAAGCAACTATTGCAGGAAATGCATCGATCGATGTGTATGAAATGGACTTGGTCCGTTCCGGCAAGGACACGCTGCGTTTGTTGATAAACGCACATACTCTGGACTATTTCGAAGCAGAGCACATCCGCGTAGTGTTGGCGATTACCGATGTTACGTCACAGCGTTTGGCGGAAAAAATCAAGGATGACCTGATTCGGGAAAAGCAACTGCTCCTCCATGAAATACAACATCGGGTTGCAAACAGTCTCCAGATCATTGCCAGCGTCCTGTTGCAAACTGCACGCAAGGTGCAGTCGAGCGAAACGCGAGACCATCTGCGCGATGCCCATAATCGCGTCATGTCCATTGCGATGTTGCAAAAGCATCTGGCGACCACCTCAGTGGAGAATGTCGCTCTCGCATCCTATTTTCGCGACCTATGCATGAGCATCGGCGCATCGATGATCGGGGACCCGCAGCGTCTGTCGATCGCGACGACGGTTGATAACAGCATTGTCGATCCCGACACATCGGTCAGCTTGGGTCTTATCGTGACCGAACTGGTGATAAACGCCCTGAAGCACGCCTTTCCCGGACGGACGCAGACGGGCACTATCTTGGTTGATTACAAAACGGTTGGAGCAGGGTGGGCGCTTACGGTCACTGATGACGGTGTCGGGATGCCAAGGGATGAGCAAGACCGTAAACCGGGATTGGGCACCGGAATTGTGGAGGCTCTTGCCGCCCAATTACAGGCAAATGTTGTTGTTACCGATCAAGGGCCTGGAACCAAGGTCACGATCGCCCGCATCTGA
- a CDS encoding septation protein IspZ: MSFTWWRYPTRRFNVDGINFSVVSRAKGDGLHSTLLMLGVEQASDRTPVFGSDAVRNHLLNATLPDGRTVEVEFGYIGIWTTGIVARLDGRTIYESHKGQVPAYPEKYREAATENDSLSASMKMAQGTTGAPMNGGVLAKENRLPFAVDVVTGLLFYLIAKMTDLQTAAMVGVVVGFGLVLFQRITKIDVTGGLALFGIAMLCISAALALWLNDDEWIKLRGTITGLIAASIFLIDGLRGGPYIGKGLARYMPYSDLNPGRFAIAMGSIGVIMAALNYAAAKLLTTDSWLFYTTFVDSFIVIALVFFALRFARGQNAKSVDG, encoded by the coding sequence ATGAGCTTTACCTGGTGGCGATACCCGACCCGGCGCTTCAACGTTGATGGCATAAATTTTTCCGTTGTAAGCCGCGCGAAGGGCGACGGGTTGCATTCGACTTTGTTGATGCTGGGAGTGGAACAGGCTTCGGACCGGACGCCTGTGTTTGGATCCGATGCTGTCCGTAACCATCTACTCAATGCAACTTTGCCGGATGGACGAACCGTTGAAGTGGAGTTCGGCTATATCGGAATATGGACGACGGGAATTGTTGCGCGGTTGGACGGCCGGACGATTTACGAAAGCCACAAAGGACAAGTGCCGGCCTATCCAGAAAAATACCGTGAGGCAGCGACCGAGAATGACAGCCTTTCCGCCAGTATGAAAATGGCGCAGGGTACTACCGGCGCGCCGATGAATGGCGGCGTGCTTGCCAAGGAAAACCGTTTACCATTCGCCGTAGACGTGGTGACCGGCCTGCTCTTTTATCTGATCGCCAAAATGACCGACCTGCAAACCGCAGCAATGGTTGGCGTCGTGGTGGGATTTGGACTGGTGTTATTCCAGCGGATTACGAAGATCGATGTGACGGGCGGCCTTGCGCTTTTTGGGATCGCCATGCTGTGCATCTCAGCAGCTTTGGCGCTGTGGCTGAATGACGATGAATGGATAAAGCTGCGAGGGACGATCACGGGGCTGATTGCGGCGAGCATTTTCCTAATCGATGGTCTGCGAGGTGGTCCTTATATCGGCAAAGGGCTCGCACGCTATATGCCCTATTCGGACTTGAACCCCGGGCGCTTTGCGATTGCAATGGGGAGTATTGGGGTTATCATGGCCGCGTTGAACTATGCTGCGGCCAAGCTCCTGACAACCGACAGTTGGCTCTTCTACACGACCTTTGTTGACTCCTTTATCGTGATAGCTTTGGTTTTCTTCGCCTTGCGGTTCGCGCGCGGGCAAAATGCAAAGTCTGTCGACGGTTAA
- the dnaN gene encoding DNA polymerase III subunit beta encodes MRATIERATLLKSLSHVQSVVERRNTIPILSNVLIEASDNGQIKLTATDLDLQIVETFAADVETPGATTVSAHTLFEIARKLPDGSQVQLHAADGRMAVNAGRARFSLATLPRDDFPMIAEGELPTSFEIPASSLVQIIDKTRFAISTEETRYYLNGIFLHVTEDAEPVLKAAATDGHRLARVTLPRPAGAEGMPDIIVPRKCVAEIRKLLDESGDNSIQVDLSASKIRFTFDSVILTSKLIDGTFPDYSRVIPTANDKLLKIDPKAFSQGVDRVATIATEKTRAVKMALDKDKITLSVTSPENGTAAEEVSGQYSSDGFEIGFNARYLMDILSEIEGDVVELHLADASAPTLIRENDKSSALYVLMPMRV; translated from the coding sequence ATGAGAGCCACGATAGAACGCGCGACCCTGCTGAAAAGCCTGAGCCACGTCCAATCGGTTGTCGAACGGCGCAACACCATCCCGATTTTGTCGAACGTCCTGATCGAGGCGAGCGACAATGGCCAGATTAAGCTGACCGCGACTGACCTTGATTTGCAGATTGTCGAAACCTTCGCCGCCGATGTGGAAACCCCCGGTGCGACCACCGTTTCGGCGCATACATTGTTCGAAATCGCCCGCAAACTGCCCGATGGCAGCCAGGTGCAACTGCACGCCGCCGATGGCCGCATGGCCGTCAACGCCGGCCGTGCACGCTTCAGCCTTGCGACCCTGCCGCGTGACGATTTCCCGATGATTGCCGAGGGCGAATTGCCCACGTCATTCGAGATCCCCGCCAGCTCGCTGGTGCAGATTATCGACAAGACGCGCTTTGCAATCTCGACCGAAGAAACCCGCTATTATCTCAACGGCATTTTCCTGCACGTCACCGAAGATGCGGAACCCGTGTTGAAAGCCGCAGCGACCGACGGACACCGTCTCGCGCGCGTCACCCTGCCCCGCCCGGCGGGTGCCGAGGGCATGCCTGACATCATCGTGCCGCGCAAATGCGTCGCAGAAATCCGCAAGCTGCTGGACGAAAGCGGCGACAATTCCATTCAGGTCGACCTGTCGGCATCGAAGATCCGCTTCACCTTTGACAGCGTGATCCTCACCTCAAAGCTGATCGACGGCACCTTCCCCGATTATAGCCGCGTCATTCCAACGGCGAATGACAAGCTGCTCAAAATCGACCCCAAGGCGTTCAGCCAGGGCGTCGACCGCGTGGCCACCATCGCGACCGAAAAGACCCGCGCCGTCAAGATGGCGCTCGACAAGGACAAGATCACGCTGTCCGTAACTTCGCCTGAAAATGGCACGGCCGCGGAAGAAGTGTCGGGTCAGTATTCGAGCGACGGGTTCGAAATCGGTTTCAACGCGCGCTATCTGATGGACATTTTAAGCGAGATTGAAGGCGATGTGGTCGAACTCCACCTCGCCGATGCCAGCGCACCGACCCTCATTCGCGAGAATGACAAGTCGAGCGCCCTCTATGTGCTGATGCCGATGCGGGTTTGA
- the rlmN gene encoding 23S rRNA (adenine(2503)-C(2))-methyltransferase RlmN, with protein sequence MQIPGHIDPVVTPRAITPRADGRIDLMGLSHLQIRQLFEESQLDEKAAKLRSKQVFHWIYHRGVTSFEAMTDIAKTMRPWLADRFVIGRPEVVEAQVSSDGTRKWLLRTDDAQDYEMVFIPDADRGTLCISSQVGCTLNCRFCHTGTMRLVRNLTPGEIVGQVMLARDALGEWPKGNMASAADQDDEDDDVGHYTADGRMLTNIVLMGMGEPLYNFDNVRDAMKIVMHGDGLGLSRRRITLSTSGVVPMMARAGDEINVNLAVSLHAVTKEIRDEIVPINRKYGLDELLRACAEYPGVSNARRITFEYVMLKDKNDSDEDARELVNLIRQYKLPAKVNLIPFNPWPGAIYECSDPDRIKRFSSIIFESGISAPIRTPRGRDIMAACGQLKSSSEKKSRAELDRLAEEKQAALG encoded by the coding sequence ATGCAGATTCCTGGCCATATCGATCCCGTAGTAACCCCGCGCGCCATCACCCCGCGTGCCGATGGTCGTATCGACCTCATGGGCCTTAGCCACTTGCAAATCCGGCAATTGTTCGAAGAATCACAATTGGATGAAAAGGCGGCGAAGCTTCGGTCGAAACAGGTTTTTCACTGGATTTACCATCGGGGTGTGACGTCGTTCGAAGCGATGACCGATATTGCCAAAACGATGCGCCCGTGGCTTGCCGATCGCTTTGTGATCGGTCGCCCGGAGGTAGTCGAGGCGCAGGTTTCGTCCGATGGCACCCGCAAATGGCTTTTGCGCACCGACGACGCGCAAGATTATGAGATGGTGTTCATACCCGATGCAGATCGGGGAACTTTGTGCATTTCCAGCCAGGTGGGTTGCACGCTCAACTGCCGCTTTTGCCATACCGGTACCATGCGGTTGGTGCGCAATCTAACGCCGGGCGAGATTGTGGGGCAGGTGATGCTCGCGCGCGACGCGCTCGGGGAATGGCCCAAGGGCAATATGGCGAGTGCCGCCGATCAGGATGACGAAGATGACGATGTCGGCCACTACACCGCCGACGGCCGGATGCTCACCAACATCGTGTTGATGGGCATGGGCGAACCACTTTATAATTTCGACAATGTCCGCGATGCGATGAAGATCGTGATGCATGGTGATGGGTTGGGATTGTCGCGGCGACGCATTACCCTGTCGACCAGCGGCGTCGTTCCGATGATGGCCCGTGCCGGGGACGAAATAAACGTCAATCTGGCCGTGTCGTTGCACGCGGTCACCAAGGAAATCCGGGACGAGATCGTTCCCATCAACCGCAAATATGGTCTCGACGAACTGCTGCGGGCTTGCGCGGAATATCCCGGGGTGAGCAACGCCCGGCGGATCACATTTGAATATGTGATGCTGAAGGACAAGAATGACAGCGATGAGGATGCGCGCGAACTGGTGAATCTGATCCGGCAGTATAAGTTGCCGGCAAAGGTGAACCTTATTCCGTTCAACCCCTGGCCGGGGGCCATTTACGAATGCTCCGATCCCGATCGTATCAAGCGCTTTTCCAGCATCATTTTTGAATCCGGAATAAGCGCGCCGATACGCACGCCGCGGGGACGCGATATCATGGCGGCCTGTGGCCAGTTGAAGTCGTCGAGCGAAAAGAAGAGCCGTGCCGAACTCGACCGGTTGGCCGAAGAAAAGCAGGCCGCGCTCGGCTGA
- a CDS encoding histidine phosphatase family protein, giving the protein MISTGGKRVFIARHGETVFNKIARMQGQAELHTPLTWDGCVQARVMGRALHNYLGDDPRPQLWSSTAGRALQTLALIAEEIDADWHQTCRDDRLLEIDVGTWSSRTYSDIAAEIGPIVDMEHRLFSVRPEGGEWYDDVARRLSHWIAEQSFEQDLLVICHGMTARVLRGLMLGQPSLNGFDAPIASSLAQGSMVMIRDGVEHLVIDGEGSGERA; this is encoded by the coding sequence ATGATTTCGACCGGGGGAAAAAGGGTTTTCATCGCACGTCACGGTGAAACTGTGTTCAACAAAATCGCACGCATGCAGGGTCAAGCGGAGTTGCATACGCCGCTGACCTGGGATGGCTGCGTGCAGGCGCGGGTCATGGGGCGGGCGCTCCATAACTATCTCGGCGATGATCCACGGCCGCAGCTCTGGTCCTCGACCGCCGGACGGGCCTTGCAGACATTGGCGTTGATTGCGGAAGAGATCGATGCCGACTGGCACCAGACATGCCGCGATGACCGCCTGCTGGAAATTGACGTCGGCACTTGGTCGAGCCGCACCTATTCCGACATTGCCGCAGAAATAGGCCCCATTGTCGACATGGAGCACCGCCTTTTCTCGGTCCGGCCCGAAGGCGGGGAATGGTATGACGATGTCGCGCGCAGGCTCTCCCACTGGATCGCAGAGCAAAGTTTCGAGCAGGACCTGCTTGTCATATGCCACGGGATGACGGCGCGTGTTTTGCGGGGGCTGATGTTGGGCCAGCCGTCACTGAATGGTTTTGATGCGCCGATTGCTTCCAGCCTGGCGCAGGGAAGCATGGTCATGATCCGGGACGGGGTCGAACATCTTGTCATTGATGGCGAAGGTTCAGGGGAACGGGCGTGA